The following DNA comes from Erigeron canadensis isolate Cc75 chromosome 3, C_canadensis_v1, whole genome shotgun sequence.
TAGGGAGTGAGTGTGAAAATGGTGGATGAAGAGAGTAAAAACTAATATAGCAGTGTGGAAAAGATGTGAAAGAGGTATAGAAGAGACTCTGTTAAAAAGAGACCTTACAATCATTTATCTAATAAGTAATACTACAAGTTACCACATTTCCcttaaataattaattgtttattatttaGTAGACAATTACTTTTACTTATTAGTTAGGTCTTTCCTTTTAagtgtattattatatatagagtcATTGGGGCTTAATACCATAAAAGACTTCAGTTGTTAAAGTTCTCTTTAAAACCCCCGTGACTTTATCGTTGTCACCGATTCTTAGAACACACACTTTAAACGGGAACTCAACCCCCAACCAAGTCATGTCATCTTCTTTGTACGATTATCGGATGAatcaattatattttaattttttaataattgattaaaaattCATCCCAAAACCATATCTTTCCCATACTTACAAATTGGCAAACCAATTTTGTAAGTGTGTAATATATATGTGAGCCGTCTCAATGTCGAagaaatctataatataactaaaagagcaGGTTGGGATACACTTGGGCATTTGACATCCCTAATCCACCTCCTTTGGTTTAATACTCTCtctttattaatcctctattttttaatatttatttaataattggcctttaataaataagttatataaaaaaatctttattattattattatttatatatatataccacctagAAAAAACACTCCcatattctcaacaaaaaaaaatttatttatttatttatatactttattcatatttaataataataataatagttattattattattattattatttaacattgaattcttatgttattgttattattatctcttttaatttagtttgttgtccattataagtttattatggtttttttttcaacaacaaaaaataaaaccacattagttcatcttgaagatcttaagccaacacatgttagcCATTATCTACGACTCCgagttgtgcatgtatggactgttttggagtggaacaacctgaagaaaatcaaaacgtttgagatggtctttgttgatgaattggtatggattgttcaaattatatattgtacactttttgtttctccttttgtttctctttttgttgagCTTAACTTTATATACTTCctagaaaaaaccctcacatattctcaaccataagaaaaaacctacgcaaaaaaaaaagaagctacgatcgactaccaaaaaggtttttcttatttatatatttttttatattgttataattatctcttttaatttagtttgttgtccattataggttcattatggcttcttattcaacaacaaaaaataagactaCATTAGTTGATCTtaaagatcttaagccaacacatgttaaccatcatttacgactccgtgttgtgcatgtatgaactatttcggagtggaacaacccgaagaaaatcaaaacgttcgagatggtctttgatgaattgatatgtatgttccaaattatatactctacactttttgtttctctttttatttagctaaagttgaaaaaaaagggtaaactggaattaatatttatatggagttaattttcatatgtttcttttttagctttcgtattaattaagttgtgatattgttCATAcgctttttgttttttttaactaaagttggaaaaaaaaggtaaactggaatcaatattcatatggagttaattttcatatgttttttctttagctttcatatttattaagttgtgatattggttatacagtttttgtttcacaattattgtaagatttatatatcatgaGACTACCCGTCAAATGGACAAGTCTGAACACGAGTAGAAAGATATTTTGAAATTAACATCTTTATTTGGGTCCTGACTAAAGCctaaacatcaataaatatcTTTTGTTCTTTTGTGATGACTGACCACAACTCATACGTCTCTTAATTTCTTGGACCGATTCAATATGGACAACCATGCCCAATAATTATGGATGTGGTGCAAGTTGGTTTGGTTGCTCAAAACATCAAAATGAAGGACATTAATCTGAGTCATTTAATCTATCAGGTGATCAGCTAATTCGACTACTTCAATTTcacaatttcaaattttcaataacCAAGGGTTAACAGCAAAAAAGTACCGTCTACTattcacacatatatatagcatccgattttacatttatttcattttgacCAATTTCGACTAAAAATATGTCCCATTTTCTAAAATGACAATTATGTTTCCTCTTTCCAAAATTAAAGTGACAAATGATATTATGTGTAACAGTAACACCTTTAAAACGATGAACACTTTTTCATTATATAGCTCTAAAGTAagcataataatatatatagatatgacaCATCAAATTAGCTAGctaaaacttttttcatttgCATATTTCTAAGACCAAGAGTATTTTTCTTATGTTATGCAAATGCATGTCTTTTTACACAATTGACCAAACGAATCATATATGGATAacttatatgaaaattttgatatatagtaCAATAcgagtatatgtatatatatgtattatccCTTTGATCTCAGATGAAAAGAGTTCAATAGGATGGTATGCATTAACATGTATTACCCCTTTGATTTACACAAAGTAGATAATGAATTGTTCTTCGAATATCGTAACAAACTAACAATGTTAAACAATAATTGAGGAAGATTTATAAAGCATTataatttattcttttcttttttaaacaagaaaaacaagtGGCATCGATATGGATCTGGTCATATGGGGACATAAAgcaaaatatataatgaaactTTTTTGATCATTAAAACTTACGTTACACTAACTTACTTCTTTGAAAACTTAGATGAGATTAAAAGTGAGAAAGTAAAAAAGTAAAGggtaaaacttatatatttaaaaaagcaAGTAGCAACATAGGCTTAGAAAATTATACATACCATGTGTGCTGTGAAAGTTATGTGGTAGAAACATGAGAATGTAATGTTTGGtgtcaaaaacataaaattgaAACCTTAAGTGAGGTTAAAAGTGAAAAAGTAAAACTCATATGAAAAAGCAGTAGTAACATAAGCTTAGAAGGTTCTACATATCATGTTGTACCTTTTGATTATATAGACTTGtacatttatatactttttaattgtaatacatataaaatataaaaataaatattttatcttttttttttctttaataatccACTCTCATCAATTATTAACAACTTTTAAATAGCCAAACATAGTAGGCTTTAGATTCAATCTACAGCGTAGTTCTATCTAAAAAATATAGTGTACAAGGTTGCACgagtaaatataaaaattagaaaaaacgTGTTACACGAAGGTACAAGAAagcaacttttttattttaatctttttaatttcattGACTTCCATTAGTTTCTTTAAAATTGAATAAAAGTCGCTCTCACGTAGTTATTGGCCTTGAATTCTAGGCACCCCATATGGATAattttgctttatatagtatatTCAACTATTCATTCAAAGTTTCTAAAAGggacatattgataatatataaaaaaaaatactaaagcTACATACAAATTATAAACTTAATTTTACAAATTTACTTATCAAGTGGGATAgaccaattaaaataaaatctttttttctttcatgtttTACTCCTATTCTATTGATGACACATGAATTAGTGTAACTTTTGTttgtaaacaaacaaaaacctaGATATTTGAGTGAAGAAGTTTCTTATCgaacatttaaataaaaatctatTCTGAGTTTTCTAACGTGAATCCGAAAAAACAATTTACAATGTTGTAGACTTTTTGATATTCACGAATAATTACACCTTCAAAATACATAAAACCGAAAGATAGGTATGATTGCAATGAACAAAGAGcaccaacaaataaaaaaaaaactgttgaGTGTTGACTTGAAATCCTAAATCTTTCACCGAATAAAttacaatgaaaaaaaaaaaaccatgccCAATTGAATAACTACATTGAAGTACCCATTAAGCTTATATCTCATCCAAGTATATGGCAATTCATGGGACCCCTAAGCAGAATTTCCCAGTTCAATCCATTAAGTTTGCTCCTATATTGAATAATTTGAATCGATTGTAGTTCGTAGCTAGAACCGCTTGGACCAAAGTCGTAAACATATTTTGAATCTTTCTAAAATGTTTATGATGTTGGTTTTGTTTGCGGTTTAGATGTCTGAATCATAGGGGAAATGAGAAAACTAATTCGttgattataaaacaaactttcCCTCCCCCTCTTTctccttaattttaaaaacctgAAATGATACATTTACTCTCCATCTTAATACatcattttttctattttatagactgtgacaaaaatgcccttaaaaaaattcaacttcTATCTTTCACGTAAAAAAACATAGCAAAAACCGTAACTCAAAATTTGCCCCCTCCTCTCCCTTTCATATCCCACGCAACAATCCATCACATCTCCGACCGTAATGAAATTACTATTATGTTAATAACCATACCATCACCGTCGCTGTTACCGCAGCTGCATTGCGTGGCCACCAATCTAGTATAGTTATAATACAATCATTGAGTTAATATAGTTTGTAAATCCTGCTTTAACATATATAGATTTGTTATACCTCTCAAATCATAATCAACCATTTAGGCATAACCGAATCATATATTATTCATCACACGAACATAAAGAAACCTTTCAAATTTTGAATTGTTGAACATATAAAGCTGTTGGGTTGGCATGTCTATGACATCTTTGCCTTTGTTTTGCCAACCCTAAGTGCGTAAGTGACATTTCAAAACCTAAAAAAATgctacttttcaatttttcattagTGTCGTTTTTCTCTAATGACTTGTTTAGTTAAAGAAAATAATCGTTCTCTAAACTCTACGGTTAAAAAGACGAAACCATGTCATGTTGAAAACGAAGCTAGTAGGGGACTAGAGGGTTTCGAGCCCCTCAATCTAACACAACTTATTTAAGTTTTCTTTCTAAAGGTTATATATCAACATTATATATAAGTACTTCTATATTTCTAAGTTCTAACATACACAAGTAACAAGGTAACgtagatatatatttacaaattacaatacgTGTGTTCATGTAATATATCCAATGTGACATTAAATTAGTCACTGACAGATTCACTATAGACTAAAATCAAGTATTTTGAGAGGGTTCATCATCTTTCTTGAACATATTCTTGATAGCTTCTTCCTTTTCATCAATAAAATCGAAAAAGTTGGACAAAACCCCATAACATCCTCTCTGTGATGATGCTGCGACTGAAGCTGGGAATGAAGGGGACCGTGGATCCAACATCTGCTTTTGTTTGTAATAGATATATTGGCGAACAGTTTGTAGTAAAAATAATACCAATGCAGTGAGTGAGAAAATGCCACAAATTATGTATAGACCCCAAAAGCTGCTCATGTGAAGCTGGTTAGGTTCCCCACCACGCCCAAAAGCACTCGGACAACCATTTTGGCAGAACCATGTGTCGTGGATTTCTTGAAGCTTTCCATTTTCAGAAAGTTGCATAATTGATAGGGATAGAGTCGTGGCAAGAGGAGAGTCTCTCTTGAAAGCCTGCCAAATTTAAGAAGACTTTTTGTTAAAAGAGCAAATCTATAGAAGCGGCCAAACTCaataatttcttttttcaaaagagagagaGGTGTGCAACATAACATGTTCTTCCTATCAACAAATGTTAAGACAAAAGGCGCAGACAGCAACAATGCTAGAAATGGTAAAATGGGAACTTGAGTTTCAGATAATCACAAAAAGTTATGAAGTTTGATAGCATGCATAAATAGTAGAGGTGACAAGTCTGACCTATTAACTTATGAATAAGTCAACTATGACGGGCCGCATAGGCAAATAAAGAATATTAGGTCCCCaaattgtattttaatttttaaatgcaTAAAGCCTCTTGAATCATTGTAGTTATAGATCATTTTTAGAATACTATAGCGACTATAAACACATTTCAGAGCCtaactaattatttaaattCAAAAAGTCTTTTGGGGGCTGCCAGCATAACATGATCCAAAACACTACTGATCCGTATCAAAATGTTACACGTTTTGACATTATGCACCCTCCCGACCAACAAATTTTCCCACATCTAATGAAAAGTTACTTACAAATCCCCATCCGCTTCTAGTGAATGGTTGACCAACGATCCCAAAATCATCATATTCGGAAAGAAACAACTCGATGTAAGGAAGTTCCTCAACAATTGCTACCACCCCTCCCTTATGTGGTCCTAACCGCAATGCTTTAGCATATTCAGCTGATGTGTTTAAAGGAATAAGCCTAGATTCAGGAATGTAAAGATTATCAGCCAAATAAGTATTGGCAAATGATCCCCGTTGATACCCAATTGGTAGATGACTAGCCACTAAGCTATCTATCCCTGTGATGGGTGACGAAAGTTGCTGTACAGTAAGAATGGATGTTAAGCTTGCAGTATAGCTTGCTGTGATCACCATCAACAGGAAAAGCCataccaccatcaccatccgtcCAAGTGGGCTAACCGTATCTTCCTCTGAAAATTTATCATGTAACCATATACAACATTATTAGCGGGTATTCTATGATTATGATGATTCGAAACCACAATTTAAAACGCATGACACCTTTTTATGAACTTTTGGAAACAAAGTTAAAGATAGAGTTGTGCTTACGGTTACTCTTGAACAAGGTCGAAAAGCTGAACCTGAAAAGCAAAAAACTTTCATCTCAGCATTTCTGAGGGGTTCCTGGAAATAGCTCATCTTCAATTTAATGATAAAATCAGAAGCTCATCTATTTCGTGACAAAGTAATTCCACGACCAACAATTTGTACGCATGTACGTAGAATGAATACACATAAGCAAGAAAGAACTTACAAGAATATCGTGACAAGCTGTCTCTTAAGTGGACCCCTAAAATCGTCATTAACACGATGTTCAAGAAGCCAGATAACAAAAGCAATCAATACAAAAGCCGCTGCAGTGACGCACCACATTTCCACAGTAAAGGGTCTAAGAAATACCCAAGCACTGCCTTTTGAATTGTTGATAGGTATCACTATCACAAGACCACTCGTGGCATAAGGCTGCGTGAAATCTACAATCTTCGTTCTGTTTGTCACAATAGCAATATCTCCAACTGCTCCATCAAACACCTGTCAATAACCACAAGTTAATACTACAAGTGGTTGCATGGATAAAAATATTTAGAGGTGGcatatttgacccatttactaatAAATAGGTCAACTTAGGTGCTGAGCCAAATAGGCAAAATAGATGATTTAAAATCTTTGGATCAGAAGATATTTGACACAGTAGATGTTCATAgatgatttaaactttttggATCAGAAGAGTTTTGACTCAAACCAACATCGCACATCAAGTCTCAAGCCATACAACAATCTGTTAATCACATTAATAGTAAAAGAACTTGCATTGAGATAACAATCAAAGGGGAAAATTTTGAACTAACTATTGTTGAACGGGTCGTTACGTTGTATCTTGAACAACTCAAATGGGTAAATGAATACCTGTAAAAAAAAGCCCCGGTCAAACGGGTTATAATTTGCATAGTGtatttttgatgaataaaaCCTCCTAGAATCATTTTATGTGGAATGTAGATCATTATTGAAACTATAActtttctaatcatatttgacaaacactatatttgtaaaaaactatacatttgggtaaaaagtgttttCGTTCAACTCACCCTGTACAAAAAAAATTACCCATAACCCAAGCCACCCATTTGCCACCTCCAATCGTAATATCACTGTGAAAAAGACTTCCCTGATATATAACTTACATCATCTGTAACGAGTTTTACAAGTCGATCATAACTAGGGTTGGACCGACCATCTCCGAATGGCACAAATTTATAGGGGAGTTCATAAGGAACTAACTTTAGTGCTTCTTTAAACACATCAATACAGTATCCTTCAATCGTATGATTGCTTAATTCTGTCACAAATTCAGCAAAGCTATGTCGTTTTGGTATCCCGATTCTCAAAGGTCTTTCCACATCACCAATGACCCATCCACGTGGCCGATCCGTCTTGCCACCAGGCCAAGTTACTACACCAAGTTTATCATTTAAACCAGAAGAGCTACTTTTATTCACTTTTAAAGATTCAGGTGGCTCAATAGAGAGACCTGAATGGTTGGACCAATAACCTACACTTTGAATCTCTAACTTGGCCATATTAAAGACTTTATATCCACGTGGAACCAAGTTTCTATCTTCATTGAAGTGAATTGGACCAGTCAGACCATTGAAATTAGATTCAGATAGAATCTTGACAAACTGTTTCCCGTTATTAAAAATCTTGAGTTTCCCAATCTGTGAACTGACAGCCGAAAATGTCATATCCATATCTTGATTAAGAAATGTATCTATTGTGTGAGCTACAGTCCACACAGTATCATATGCATATGATCCGTAGACATTCAACccaaaatttttaacttttgatgcTTGTGGAGTATGCTGACAAAGACCAACCACACCCTCGATAATTCTTAGAAACTCTTGATTCTTTGGGCTAAACGACGCTAAAGTGGTACAAAGCCAATCAGTTGTTAGCCATACATAATCACTCGTCATCATATTAAGCTTATTGGCTACTTCAAAGATTCTGAGTGCACGATCAGGATTAATGTGGACTATATAAACACGAGGACCAAGTGGGATCGTTTTATTAAGCACATCAGTGATATCGTTAAGATTATAGTTAGTGGGCAAGGCAAACTTATAAGAAATCTTTGACTCTCTTTTCTCTACTTCATCATCTAAAGAAAATATCCCATTTCTTCCATAttcatcatcaatatatattgCAAGCACTTCTTTCCATCCATAAAAGTCTATCAAATTAGCCATGGCTGCCATTTGGTATGAGTCAGTTTGTGTAGTTCTAAAGAAGTATGGGAATTGGAGGGACGATAAAGTGGGATCCGTAGCAGCATATGAAATTATTGGCACTTGTAGACCATTTGCAATTTGAGAAATCATATGAGCTACAGTCGATGATTGTGGCCCAATTAAAGCCACTACATTTCTCTCTAACATCTGAAACGCTGACAAAATCATTCCAAGAAATTTTACTCAGCAATATCAAGTTGTGAAAGTATGAAAAATCAGAGATTACTGATATGCTACAACATAAATcaagaagaaaacaaagatGTTTCCTAACAAAATACATTAGCACGAGACTGTGATATGTATACATTAGAAGGCAAACAGATTGCTAGTTTATGTTTAATAAGCAAGTTGAAACTTATAAGAAACCATCCAAATATGCAATAGCAAACACTCTCGATTGTACTTGCTAGAAAAAGGGCGTATGctagttttttatttcaaactttAGGGTGAAATTTCTTGCTTTCAATAAGCAGTTCAAGattgctcatttcaaactcatATTTCTTGGTGGACTAAAACACTTTACCCTTAATGCATAATAGGTTGTTTCTAGTAAACCATCTCCAAGTTGGTCATATAAGAAGGCGTGCAGAATGTCTCTTAAGAGGCCCACGTTCAAACCTCATTAGGTAAACATCTTGACATTCTAGGGAAAAAGTCTAGGAGATAGCTACGTAAGGGCATCTCAACGGCTTGCAGGCCTAAAACAAACTTATAAAATGGGGAAATACCAATACCCGGCTATACTAAACATTAGACACACTAATATCTTTACAACCCAGCCTAAAAAAAGGCGACCCTCCGAAAATTTAGGTTCAACACAGGCTTCCatgtatataaatgaaaacaaaaaatcgGCCTTAAAAAATAAGGGCCTAAAGCTCTTAGCTTTAGCAGCTTTACCCCTACGACGACGGAAATGCCAGTTAAACCGCTTACGTCACTTTCCCTGGATTAGCCTAAACAAGTTTCCAATGAGCTAAATATTCAAAACAACCTCAACAGTCTATAGTTACTTAAACCCTAATAAAACCTAAACAATCAATAActgcaataatatatataataaatttaatactaAAGACTTAAAACCcacaaacaaaaaatgtaatttataatcatcaaataaataaaaatagattacCTTCAATGGAACTGTGGAAAACACTGCAATTAGTATCCTCCATGAACAAATTGAAAAGTGTGCCATTAAGAATTCTTGAATCATTATTAACATCAATTACAGCACTTTCCATACCAATTTTTGCAGCCTTACCAATGACTGAATCAAATGAAAATATTGCTCCAACATTTACAGTATCAGGTCTTTTTGAATAAGCACAAATGTTAATGATAATAATCCCCAGCAACAATATTAATAATCTTGAAGTAGtagatttcatttttatttatttattttttctgaaACCAAATGTAACTACAACAACAATTTGTAGTAGTAATATTTTGGTGAAATGGCCATAAAAAGTATTAAGTTGGTTATGGTGAGAATAAAATCAGGtgcaaaaaaaaagtacaaatgagatatttgatattgatatgagtataatataatattgataCAATTTTAGTGGGGTGTGTGAGGAGTGGGGGGGTTTCATGATACTTGGATAAGAATAAAATGAGTTCGGTAGTCCACTGAGTCCACTAGTCAAATGATCAgtgttttgttaaaatttataaatggaAAGGCAAGAAAAacatggataaaaaaaaattttggttcTTCCTCgaactttctttctttgttttttctttttctaatttatatatttataatataaatatagatataaatttaataGATAGAGATAtttttatctaccaataaattaaaacagaaTTGTAGATGCTCTTAAATCGATAAGTGACGTAATCCTTGATTGacatgtgtctttttaattaatttattttattaaattaattttttttaattgtatatggaTTCAATTTTCTAATTAGACTTAGAATTTAGTTATAACTCTTgatttatagatacaaaactcattataactttatttgattgattgttttctcCTAATAAAATAACCTAATAATCTTCCTAATACATTAAAAAGGTGACATGtagtatccactaattctctttcataatcttgtcccctgattttttcacatgtcatcatctcatagttaggagaattattaggttatttgattatgatgattaatcatttctcttaataaaattgaatatgtttctttctcaattctttaaCTCGtgttacttatattacttataataagttattaacatgacttcaaaaatttgagtttatgatcggaaatcacaagactatt
Coding sequences within:
- the LOC122593376 gene encoding glutamate receptor 3.7; the protein is MKSTTSRLLILLLGIIIINICAYSKRPDTVNVGAIFSFDSVIGKAAKIGMESAVIDVNNDSRILNGTLFNLFMEDTNCSVFHSSIEAFQMLERNVVALIGPQSSTVAHMISQIANGLQVPIISYAATDPTLSSLQFPYFFRTTQTDSYQMAAMANLIDFYGWKEVLAIYIDDEYGRNGIFSLDDEVEKRESKISYKFALPTNYNLNDITDVLNKTIPLGPRVYIVHINPDRALRIFEVANKLNMMTSDYVWLTTDWLCTTLASFSPKNQEFLRIIEGVVGLCQHTPQASKVKNFGLNVYGSYAYDTVWTVAHTIDTFLNQDMDMTFSAVSSQIGKLKIFNNGKQFVKILSESNFNGLTGPIHFNEDRNLVPRGYKVFNMAKLEIQSVGYWSNHSGLSIEPPESLKVNKSSSSGLNDKLGVVTWPGGKTDRPRGWVIGDVERPLRIGIPKRHSFAEFVTELSNHTIEGYCIDVFKEALKLVPYELPYKFVPFGDGRSNPSYDRLVKLVTDDVFDGAVGDIAIVTNRTKIVDFTQPYATSGLVIVIPINNSKGSAWVFLRPFTVEMWCVTAAAFVLIAFVIWLLEHRVNDDFRGPLKRQLVTIFLFSFSTLFKSNQEDTVSPLGRMVMVVWLFLLMVITASYTASLTSILTVQQLSSPITGIDSLVASHLPIGYQRGSFANTYLADNLYIPESRLIPLNTSAEYAKALRLGPHKGGVVAIVEELPYIELFLSEYDDFGIVGQPFTRSGWGFAFKRDSPLATTLSLSIMQLSENGKLQEIHDTWFCQNGCPSAFGRGGEPNQLHMSSFWGLYIICGIFSLTALVLFLLQTVRQYIYYKQKQMLDPRSPSFPASVAASSQRGCYGVLSNFFDFIDEKEEAIKNMFKKDDEPSQNT